A single Taeniopygia guttata chromosome 30, bTaeGut7.mat, whole genome shotgun sequence DNA region contains:
- the LOC140680903 gene encoding olfactory receptor 14J1-like, with the protein MSNSSSISHFLLLALADTRQLQLLHFCLFLGISLAALLGNGLIISAVACGHHLHTPMFFFLLNLALSDLGSICTTVPKAMHNSLWDTRNISYTGCAAQLFFFMFFMSAEYFLLTIMCYDRYVSICKPLHYGTLLGSRACAHMAAAAWASGFLNALMLTANTFSLPLCHGNAVDQFFCEIPQILKLSCSKSYLRELGLIAVTACLGLGCFVFIVFSYVQIFRAVLRIPSEQRRHKAFSTCLPHLAVVSLFLTTVVFAHLKPPSMSSPSLDLALSVLYSVVPPALNPLIYSLRNQELKAAVWRLMIGWFQKH; encoded by the coding sequence atgtccaacagcagctccatcagccacttcctcctgctggcactggcagacacgcggcagctgcagctcctgcacttctgcctcttcctgggcatctccctggctgccctcctgggcaacggcctcatcatcagcgccgtagcctgcggccaccacctgcacacgcccatgttcttcttcctgctcaacctggccctcagcgacctgggctccatctgcaccactgtccccaaagccatgcacaattccctctgggacaccaggaacatctcctacacaggatgtgctgctcagctctttttctttatgttcttcatgtcagcagagtatttcctcctgaccatcatgtgctatgaccgctacgtgtccatctgcaaacccctgcactacgggaccctcctgggcagcagagcttgtgcccacatggcagcagctgcctgggccagtggctttctcaatgctctcatgctcacggccaatacattttccctgcccctgtgccatggcaatgccgtggaccagttcttctgtgaaatcccccagatcctcaagctctcttgctccaaatcctatctcaggGAACTTGGGCTCATTGCAGTTACTGCCTGTTTAGGacttggttgttttgtgttcattgttttctcctatgtgcagatcttcagggctgtgctgaggatcccctctgagcagagacggcacaaagccttttccacctgcctccctcacctggctgtggtctctctgttcctcaCAACTGTAGTATTTGCTCACCTGAAGCCCCCGtcgatgtcctccccatccctggatctggccctgtcagttctgtactcggtggtgcctccagccctgaaccccctcatctacagcctgaggaaccaggagctgaaggctgcagtgtggagactgatgaTTGGATGGTTTCAGAAACATTGA